A window from Sphingobacterium hotanense encodes these proteins:
- a CDS encoding TonB-dependent receptor, translating to MKKSLLFFALVLASYGTIQAQVTTSSMTGVVTQTNGSTTSGATIKATHLPSGTAYSGSANDAGRFNLSNMRVGGPYRIEVTYVGQDPVVYEDVYLQLGQPFVLNPVFGDAANVIDEVVVTRSGSRVNKTGASTNVGLKQIQELPQVSRSITEFTRLTPQANGNSFAGRDARYNNLQIDGANFNNGFGLSTNALPGGNAQPISLDAIQEISVNIAPFDITQSGFTGAGINAVTKSGTNDFHGSIYGYYNNENLTGFKINKETINYEPGTKQNYGFTLGGPIIKNKLFFFVSGEKELATGINASGANLWVPSEDGTMNIERNITRVKRSDLDAVKNHLINQFGYDPGAYEGYANTAEQFGYKFLARVDWNINDKHKAAFRFNYLNGESMQVANASSGPQPRSSWGRVSENSITFQNGNYAFNNIVSSFTAELNSNFTSQLSNKFLFTYSKIQDTRKTPSDKLFPFVDIWDGSATGGNYISFGTELFSYLNDVINDNFSFTNNLTYNTGKHSFTGGIAFDVQKFGNSYTRMGTGYYRYASVEDFLKTGTPAEVAPIMYGLTYPYENQDTYSRINFGLASAYVQDRISITDRFNVTAGIRLEMPIYMNKLTANPSIDALELLDVDGNPTHYNSGKWPNQKLMVSPRLGFNYDVFGDRSLTLRGGTGIFTGRVPFVWLTNMPTGAGVLQNTIEPGSYDQIKGWIGNVKFHPEDIYYHLNNVPAGAENVFIKTPKDGAPSSFALVDKNFKMPSVWRSSIAADYKIPNSPVTLTTDILYTKDINGVFQLGANRKASTAKMDYAGVDRDFYPNAASYQYNTAIGANNATVLTNTKSKGYAFSATVGASVAPWHGLSGSLFYTYSEAEEVSANAGSSASSAWGGSPVINSPNQDFLSISDFAVPHRVVANLSYTIQNTTLGIYYNGSHQGRYSLYHSYDLNGDGISNDLTFIPKQASDLNFANILNKDGSVMYSVDDQRKAFDEYIALNDLEEYRGEIAPRNAFLLPWLNRFDVRWTQNILKDVVTKEDKLQFTLDIINVGNLLNSEWGVQDWMYTNGRAILGRVGRNAVADPQFQMLLDDKGEMVKRPYLPATRTSTTWSAMVGLRYSF from the coding sequence ATGAAGAAATCTTTACTTTTCTTTGCTTTGGTTCTTGCGAGCTACGGAACTATCCAAGCGCAGGTAACCACTAGTAGCATGACTGGTGTGGTCACTCAAACCAATGGATCCACTACTTCAGGAGCTACTATCAAAGCTACCCACTTACCTTCAGGAACTGCTTATTCAGGTTCTGCAAATGATGCGGGTCGTTTTAACTTATCCAACATGCGTGTTGGTGGTCCATACCGTATTGAAGTAACATACGTAGGACAAGATCCAGTAGTATACGAAGATGTATACTTACAATTAGGTCAACCATTCGTTCTTAACCCAGTATTTGGTGACGCAGCGAATGTTATTGATGAGGTTGTCGTTACTAGAAGTGGAAGCCGTGTTAACAAAACGGGTGCATCGACTAACGTTGGATTAAAACAAATTCAAGAATTACCTCAAGTTAGTAGAAGTATTACTGAGTTCACACGTTTGACTCCTCAAGCAAACGGAAACTCGTTCGCAGGTAGAGATGCGAGATACAACAACTTACAAATTGACGGTGCAAACTTTAACAACGGTTTCGGTTTAAGTACAAACGCTCTTCCGGGCGGTAATGCACAGCCTATTTCACTTGACGCGATTCAAGAAATCTCCGTAAATATCGCTCCATTTGATATCACGCAATCTGGTTTTACTGGTGCTGGTATTAATGCTGTTACGAAATCGGGTACAAATGACTTCCATGGATCTATTTATGGGTACTATAACAATGAAAATTTAACAGGTTTCAAAATCAATAAAGAGACTATCAATTACGAGCCAGGTACTAAACAAAACTATGGCTTTACTTTAGGTGGTCCGATCATTAAGAACAAGTTATTCTTCTTTGTAAGTGGCGAGAAAGAATTAGCAACTGGTATCAACGCTTCAGGAGCTAACCTTTGGGTGCCTTCAGAAGACGGTACAATGAACATCGAGAGAAATATTACTCGTGTTAAACGTTCTGATCTTGATGCAGTTAAGAATCACTTAATCAATCAATTTGGTTATGATCCAGGCGCTTACGAAGGATATGCAAATACAGCAGAGCAATTCGGTTATAAATTCTTAGCTAGAGTTGACTGGAACATTAATGACAAGCATAAAGCAGCTTTCCGTTTTAACTACTTAAACGGTGAGTCTATGCAAGTTGCGAATGCTTCTTCAGGTCCTCAACCACGTTCGTCATGGGGTCGTGTAAGTGAGAATTCAATTACTTTCCAAAATGGTAACTACGCTTTCAACAATATCGTTAGTTCATTCACGGCTGAGTTAAACTCTAACTTCACTTCACAGTTATCGAACAAATTCTTGTTTACTTACTCAAAGATTCAAGATACAAGAAAAACTCCAAGCGATAAATTATTCCCATTTGTTGACATTTGGGACGGAAGTGCAACAGGAGGTAACTACATCAGTTTCGGTACAGAGTTGTTCTCTTACTTAAACGACGTTATCAATGATAACTTCTCATTTACAAACAACTTAACCTATAATACAGGTAAGCACTCTTTCACTGGAGGTATCGCATTTGACGTTCAGAAATTCGGAAACTCTTATACGCGTATGGGTACAGGATATTACCGTTACGCATCTGTTGAAGATTTCTTGAAAACTGGTACTCCGGCAGAGGTTGCACCAATTATGTATGGTTTGACGTATCCTTACGAAAACCAAGATACGTATTCAAGAATCAACTTCGGACTTGCTTCAGCATACGTTCAAGACCGTATTTCGATTACCGATCGTTTCAATGTAACTGCTGGTATCCGTTTAGAAATGCCAATTTACATGAACAAATTGACAGCTAACCCGTCAATCGACGCGTTGGAATTGTTAGATGTTGATGGAAATCCAACGCACTACAATTCTGGAAAATGGCCGAACCAAAAGCTAATGGTTTCCCCACGTTTAGGATTTAACTATGACGTATTCGGAGATCGTTCATTAACGCTTCGTGGTGGTACGGGTATCTTCACAGGACGTGTTCCTTTTGTATGGTTAACAAACATGCCAACAGGTGCTGGGGTATTACAAAATACTATCGAACCAGGATCATACGATCAAATTAAAGGATGGATCGGTAATGTTAAGTTCCACCCAGAAGATATTTACTATCATTTGAACAATGTTCCTGCAGGTGCAGAGAATGTGTTTATCAAGACTCCAAAAGATGGTGCTCCATCATCATTTGCTCTTGTTGACAAAAACTTCAAAATGCCGTCTGTTTGGAGATCAAGTATCGCTGCAGACTACAAAATTCCTAACTCGCCAGTTACTTTAACGACAGACATCTTATATACAAAAGATATCAATGGTGTATTCCAATTAGGAGCGAACAGAAAAGCTTCGACAGCGAAGATGGATTATGCAGGTGTTGACAGAGATTTCTATCCAAACGCTGCATCTTATCAGTACAACACAGCAATCGGTGCTAACAACGCGACTGTATTAACAAATACGAAGTCTAAGGGTTATGCATTCTCAGCTACGGTAGGTGCTTCAGTTGCTCCTTGGCATGGTCTTTCTGGATCATTGTTCTACACCTATTCAGAAGCAGAAGAAGTTAGTGCAAATGCTGGTTCAAGTGCAAGTTCAGCATGGGGAGGTTCTCCAGTTATCAACTCGCCAAACCAAGATTTCTTAAGTATCTCTGACTTTGCGGTTCCTCATAGAGTTGTTGCTAACCTTAGCTACACAATTCAGAACACAACATTAGGTATTTATTACAACGGTTCTCACCAAGGTAGATATTCATTATACCACAGCTATGACTTAAATGGTGATGGTATTTCGAATGATTTAACGTTCATCCCTAAACAAGCTAGTGATTTGAACTTTGCTAACATCCTTAACAAAGACGGTTCGGTAATGTATTCAGTTGATGATCAAAGAAAAGCTTTCGATGAATATATCGCTTTAAATGATTTAGAAGAATACAGAGGTGAGATTGCACCAAGAAATGCTTTCTTATTACCTTGGTTGAACAGATTTGATGTTCGTTGGACTCAAAACATCTTGAAAGATGTAGTAACGAAAGAAGATAAACTTCAGTTTACTCTTGATATCATCAACGTTGGAAACTTACTTAATTCTGAGTGGGGCGTTCAAGACTGGATGTACACTAACGGTAGAGCGATCTTAGGTCGTGTTGGTAGAAATGCAGTTGCAGATCCTCAATTCCAAATGTTATTAGATGACAAAGGTGAGATGGTTAAACGTCCATACTTGCCAGCAACTAGAACTTCAACTACTTGGAGTGCAATGGTTGGATTGAGATATTCATTCTAA
- a CDS encoding IS1182 family transposase, with translation MLSTQQKIQFSSYSGLYDIIVPKDNLLRKINDLIDFSFIYDELLAKYCQTNGRTAESPIKMFKYLLLKTIYTVSDVDVVERSRYDMSFKYFLEMAPEEDVINSSSLTKFRKLRLKDMDLLNLLINRTVTIALEKGIIKSKSIIVDATHTVSRSNPHTALAVLRERSKLLRKAIYQIDGEYKRNLPQKNESNDLDQELAYCRELQRVLDEDQSISEIPAVKEKLNLLKETIEDTKEYYLLSKDDEARLGHKSVDSSFFGYKTHLAMTEERIITAAVVTTGEKGDGPELPRLLEISQQNGMQVDTIIGDAAYSGKENLQVAKEQNIDIIAKLNPSITQGFRKDKDKFDYNKDADMFVCPAGHLAIRKARQGKKEQGTNQTETYYFDVEKCKVCPLREGCYKQGARTKSYSVSIKSELHREQMAFQQTDYYRSKSKQRYKIEAKNSELKNVHGYGRADAYGIHNMEMQGAMAIFTVNLKRILKLI, from the coding sequence ATGCTCTCTACCCAACAAAAAATACAGTTCAGTTCCTATTCAGGATTGTACGATATTATCGTACCAAAAGATAATCTACTTCGAAAAATCAACGATCTTATCGATTTCAGTTTTATCTATGACGAGCTTTTGGCTAAGTATTGCCAGACGAATGGCCGTACAGCGGAGAGCCCTATCAAGATGTTCAAATACCTTCTGTTAAAAACGATCTACACCGTTTCGGATGTAGATGTCGTTGAACGTTCCAGATATGATATGTCCTTCAAATATTTTCTTGAAATGGCACCAGAGGAGGATGTGATCAATTCAAGTTCGCTTACCAAATTCCGCAAACTACGATTAAAAGATATGGATCTGTTGAACCTGTTGATCAATAGGACCGTAACGATTGCTCTTGAAAAAGGCATTATAAAATCAAAGTCTATTATCGTAGACGCGACCCATACCGTTTCCAGATCGAATCCGCACACAGCATTGGCAGTACTCAGGGAACGCTCCAAACTATTAAGAAAAGCGATATATCAGATTGATGGGGAATACAAGAGGAATCTACCACAAAAGAATGAATCCAACGACCTGGATCAAGAGCTTGCTTATTGCAGGGAATTACAGAGGGTCCTTGATGAAGATCAATCTATCAGTGAAATACCGGCTGTGAAAGAAAAGCTGAATCTGTTGAAGGAAACCATTGAAGACACAAAAGAATACTATCTGCTCTCTAAGGATGATGAGGCCAGACTTGGACACAAGTCAGTGGACAGCAGTTTCTTTGGCTATAAAACACATCTGGCGATGACTGAGGAACGCATCATTACAGCAGCGGTCGTTACTACAGGCGAAAAAGGTGATGGCCCTGAACTACCTAGGTTATTAGAGATCAGCCAGCAGAATGGAATGCAAGTGGATACAATAATAGGTGATGCCGCGTATTCGGGAAAAGAAAATCTTCAGGTGGCAAAAGAACAAAACATTGATATCATCGCTAAATTAAATCCATCCATTACCCAAGGCTTTAGGAAAGATAAAGACAAGTTTGACTATAATAAAGATGCGGATATGTTTGTTTGTCCCGCAGGACATTTGGCCATCCGCAAGGCGCGTCAGGGAAAGAAGGAACAAGGTACAAATCAAACGGAGACCTATTACTTTGATGTGGAGAAATGTAAGGTCTGTCCTCTTAGGGAAGGATGTTACAAGCAAGGGGCCAGAACCAAATCCTATTCAGTCTCCATAAAATCCGAACTCCATAGGGAGCAGATGGCTTTCCAGCAAACCGATTATTATCGAAGCAAGTCTAAGCAAAGGTATAAGATCGAGGCCAAGAACAGTGAGCTCAAGAATGTCCATGGCTATGGCAGAGCTGATGCTTATGGAATCCATAATATGGAAATGCAGGGCGCAATGGCCATCTTCACCGTAAACCTGAAAAGAATCCTGAAATTGATATAA
- a CDS encoding LOG family protein, with translation MIKDDKIRNSFANKNWQEIKVKDSWQIFKIMSEFVDGFEKLAKIGPCVSIFGSARTPDEHKYYQMTVEIARLLAERGYGVISGGGPGIMEAANKGAYNAGGKSVGLNIELPHEQFHNRYIDRDKLLEFNYFFVRKVMFMKYSQGYIVLPGGFGTMDELFEAITLIQTGKIARFPIVLVGSEYWSGLFDWITNTMLTNKYISEEDLMLYRLVDTAEEATEHIFRFYDKYLLKPNF, from the coding sequence ATGATAAAAGACGATAAAATTAGAAACTCCTTTGCCAATAAAAATTGGCAGGAAATAAAAGTAAAAGACTCTTGGCAAATCTTTAAAATCATGTCGGAGTTTGTTGATGGATTTGAAAAATTAGCGAAGATTGGTCCCTGTGTTTCCATATTTGGATCGGCCAGAACGCCCGATGAGCATAAATATTATCAGATGACGGTAGAGATTGCACGACTATTAGCAGAGCGTGGTTATGGTGTTATTTCGGGCGGTGGACCTGGTATTATGGAGGCTGCGAATAAAGGAGCCTACAACGCTGGCGGAAAGTCGGTGGGTTTAAATATTGAGCTTCCACACGAGCAATTCCATAACCGTTATATCGATCGCGATAAACTCCTTGAGTTTAATTATTTCTTCGTCCGCAAGGTGATGTTCATGAAGTACTCACAGGGATACATTGTTCTTCCTGGAGGCTTTGGTACCATGGATGAGTTGTTTGAGGCAATTACGTTGATACAAACCGGCAAGATTGCCCGCTTCCCGATTGTATTGGTCGGATCAGAATATTGGAGCGGTTTATTCGATTGGATTACCAATACGATGCTAACCAACAAATACATCTCAGAAGAAGACCTGATGCTATATCGTCTGGTAGACACAGCGGAGGAAGCGACCGAACATATCTTCCGATTCTACGATAAGTATTTATTGAAACCAAACTTCTAA
- a CDS encoding TonB-dependent receptor, with protein MKKSLLFFALVLASYSAVQAQVTSSSMTGVVKQHSGSMTEGASIKAIHTPSGTVYSSSTNEAGRFSLVGMRVGGPYRIEISHVGQEPIVYNNVFIQLGRAFELNPTFGDDVTIIDAVEITGQGRGQNLKTGASTQLSNRHLQSMPTISRSLKDFTRLTPQADVRGEATSIGGMHNRFNQLTIDGAVSNDVFGLNDAGTNGASTGTSPISLDAIEEINVQVAPFDVRASGFAGGGISAVTRSGTNELKGSAYFYMRNENLTGMTPPDLVRNEEVRKKLESYNERQMGFRLGGPIIKDRLFFFANYERTENVTPLGFLPGTSASNVSLDAVKKVAEIIKGMGYQPGGYLDLESNNYSDKIFTRFDFNLNEQHKLTARYSYVKGSAFQIWRNASTVIFQIAGINRTSDTHSAVVELNSRFSNILSNNLVVGYTNVREPRGFLGEAFPRVAISSRNLNINLGPEPFSTINQLNQNILTLTNNLTLLKGNHTITFGTHNEFYKMYNGFIGNGFGSYVFTDSPVTDINPATNAPYTALENFERKLASNFRYAYSNTDDPRQVADISAMQLGFYIQDDFQVASNFKLTAGLRVDIPIYTSSPLENKDFNNSILAKRYDVQTNRMPNTAFMWSPRVGFNWDVNKDRSAILRGGVGIFTSRYPFVWSSGAYTQSGVLLGGVQASVRSNVAPNIPFIPDANKQPKSTEEFKPSGNISVLAKDLKLPQMARASIGMDYQLPWGVQATVDAMFSRNLSNFRFRDLNVKDPIGQLEGADNRLMYEQDVRKRLVLPNYTQVIYIDNVNKGYAWSGTAQLSKHFDKGFFGSVAYTYTESKDLFSGSSSQNQSNFYRTGTINGSNNITLGHNSFSTGSRIVAYASYHKEYLRNLGTTISLVYNGQSGNRFAYMIAGDPGGHSAGRSDQFSLMYIPKNASEIKFVDIPKGKSAAEQSAEFEKYIESNPYLKSRRGQYAERNGDRTPFSHQFDLKLLQDVFVNVGGKKNTIQLSIDIMNIGALVNKNWGKQYQGGQSFWDNSFRPIVFDSFEKDTNIPQYRLGNLNDGKPYFQHDLSSRWSAQVGLRYIFN; from the coding sequence ATGAAGAAATCTTTACTATTCTTTGCTTTGGTACTTGCAAGTTATAGCGCGGTCCAGGCACAGGTTACAAGTAGTAGTATGACGGGTGTTGTCAAACAACATAGTGGTAGTATGACAGAAGGTGCGAGCATAAAAGCCATTCACACGCCATCAGGTACGGTTTATTCCAGCTCGACGAATGAGGCTGGACGTTTTAGTTTGGTCGGTATGCGCGTTGGTGGTCCGTATCGCATTGAGATTAGCCATGTAGGGCAAGAGCCGATTGTCTATAACAATGTATTTATACAATTAGGTAGAGCCTTTGAGTTGAATCCTACATTTGGCGACGATGTGACGATTATTGATGCGGTTGAGATCACGGGGCAGGGGCGCGGACAAAACTTGAAGACCGGAGCGAGCACGCAGCTTTCGAACCGTCATCTACAAAGCATGCCGACAATTTCGCGTAGTCTTAAAGACTTTACTCGTCTAACACCGCAGGCTGATGTTCGGGGCGAGGCGACTTCGATCGGCGGAATGCACAACCGCTTCAATCAGTTGACGATTGATGGAGCAGTCAGCAATGATGTTTTCGGTTTGAATGACGCCGGTACGAATGGTGCGAGTACTGGTACATCGCCCATATCCTTGGATGCAATTGAGGAAATCAATGTACAAGTGGCGCCATTTGATGTGCGTGCTAGTGGATTCGCTGGTGGTGGTATTTCAGCTGTAACTCGTTCGGGTACTAACGAGCTGAAAGGATCTGCATATTTCTATATGCGCAATGAGAACCTGACAGGTATGACGCCTCCGGATTTGGTGAGAAATGAGGAAGTACGTAAGAAACTAGAAAGCTATAATGAACGTCAGATGGGGTTTCGTCTAGGCGGACCAATCATTAAAGATCGTTTATTTTTCTTTGCAAATTATGAGCGTACAGAGAATGTTACTCCACTAGGTTTCCTTCCAGGAACATCAGCTTCGAATGTCTCTTTAGACGCTGTAAAGAAAGTAGCGGAAATCATTAAAGGAATGGGTTATCAACCAGGTGGCTATTTAGACTTGGAGTCCAACAACTATTCAGATAAGATTTTTACAAGATTCGACTTTAACTTAAATGAGCAGCATAAATTGACAGCGCGTTACAGCTATGTGAAAGGATCTGCTTTTCAGATATGGCGTAATGCATCAACTGTTATTTTCCAAATTGCAGGTATCAATAGAACAAGTGACACCCATTCTGCTGTCGTAGAGTTAAATAGTCGTTTCTCAAATATCCTTTCAAATAACTTGGTTGTCGGTTATACGAATGTTCGCGAGCCGCGCGGATTCTTAGGAGAAGCCTTTCCTCGTGTAGCTATCAGCAGCAGAAACTTGAATATCAACTTGGGTCCGGAGCCGTTTTCTACGATTAACCAATTGAATCAGAATATCCTGACCTTGACCAATAACTTGACGCTGTTAAAAGGTAATCATACGATAACTTTCGGTACACACAATGAGTTTTACAAAATGTATAATGGATTTATCGGAAATGGATTCGGCAGTTATGTGTTCACGGATTCGCCTGTGACCGACATTAACCCGGCGACCAATGCGCCTTATACGGCACTTGAGAATTTCGAGCGTAAGCTTGCCAGCAATTTCAGATATGCATATAGTAATACCGACGATCCTAGACAAGTTGCAGACATCAGTGCCATGCAATTAGGTTTTTATATACAAGATGATTTCCAAGTTGCTAGTAATTTTAAGTTAACTGCTGGTTTACGCGTGGATATTCCGATTTATACAAGCAGTCCTTTGGAGAATAAAGATTTTAATAATTCGATTTTAGCAAAACGTTACGATGTTCAGACGAATCGTATGCCGAATACGGCGTTTATGTGGTCTCCTCGCGTAGGTTTTAACTGGGATGTCAACAAGGATCGTTCAGCAATATTGCGTGGTGGTGTTGGTATATTTACTTCTCGTTATCCATTTGTATGGTCGTCTGGTGCTTATACACAAAGTGGTGTATTATTGGGCGGAGTGCAAGCGAGTGTGCGAAGCAATGTGGCTCCAAACATTCCTTTTATACCGGATGCTAACAAGCAGCCAAAAAGCACGGAAGAGTTTAAACCATCAGGAAATATCTCTGTGTTGGCGAAAGATTTGAAATTGCCACAAATGGCGCGCGCATCCATAGGTATGGATTATCAATTGCCATGGGGTGTGCAGGCGACGGTAGACGCGATGTTCTCGAGAAACTTAAGCAATTTCCGCTTTAGAGACTTAAACGTGAAAGATCCGATCGGACAGTTGGAAGGTGCAGACAACCGCCTAATGTATGAGCAAGATGTGAGAAAACGCCTTGTTTTGCCAAACTATACGCAGGTGATTTACATAGACAATGTGAACAAGGGTTATGCTTGGTCTGGAACCGCGCAACTATCAAAGCATTTTGACAAAGGATTCTTTGGTTCAGTGGCCTATACCTATACCGAATCGAAAGATTTATTCTCAGGCTCTTCATCACAAAACCAGTCGAACTTCTACAGAACAGGTACTATTAATGGTTCAAACAATATCACTTTAGGTCACAATTCATTTAGTACGGGTAGTCGTATTGTAGCGTATGCATCATACCACAAGGAATATTTGAGAAACTTAGGAACAACAATTTCATTGGTTTATAATGGTCAGTCAGGTAATCGTTTTGCTTATATGATTGCCGGAGATCCAGGAGGTCACTCGGCCGGCAGAAGCGATCAGTTCTCTTTGATGTATATCCCGAAAAATGCGAGCGAAATTAAATTCGTCGATATCCCTAAGGGAAAATCTGCAGCCGAGCAATCTGCTGAATTCGAAAAATATATCGAGTCAAATCCATATCTGAAAAGTAGAAGAGGCCAATATGCGGAGCGTAATGGCGATCGTACTCCATTTTCACACCAGTTTGACTTGAAACTTTTACAAGATGTATTCGTCAATGTTGGAGGTAAGAAAAATACAATCCAACTATCGATTGACATCATGAACATTGGAGCTTTAGTTAATAAAAATTGGGGTAAACAGTATCAGGGAGGTCAAAGTTTCTGGGACAATAGTTTCCGTCCGATTGTATTTGACAGTTTTGAGAAAGATACAAACATCCCTCAATACCGTCTTGGCAATTTGAACGATGGAAAACCATACTTCCAACATGATCTTTCATCGCGTTGGTCTGCTCAGGTCGGACTTCGCTATATCTTCAATTAA
- a CDS encoding lipocalin-like domain-containing protein, which translates to MSHTDLKSYLLGKWNLSFRGSQIAGNIEADFHAECEGKTYYQFNEDQTGSDKFYIYSDGSCEEQPSSDFSWDLRDNILVRNESISDEDFVAVAEYEVYPIDENEMEWRIQILSDDEEEEQVFMMKWRRVE; encoded by the coding sequence ATGTCACATACAGATTTAAAGAGCTATTTGCTGGGTAAATGGAACCTTAGTTTTCGAGGCTCTCAAATTGCCGGTAATATCGAAGCTGATTTCCATGCAGAATGCGAAGGTAAGACGTATTATCAGTTTAACGAGGATCAGACAGGTTCGGACAAGTTTTACATCTATTCCGATGGTTCCTGCGAGGAGCAGCCTAGCAGCGATTTCTCCTGGGACCTGAGAGATAATATCCTTGTCCGCAATGAAAGTATTTCTGATGAGGATTTTGTTGCAGTCGCTGAATATGAAGTGTATCCCATTGATGAAAATGAGATGGAATGGCGAATTCAGATTCTTTCAGATGATGAGGAAGAAGAACAGGTGTTTATGATGAAATGGCGAAGGGTGGAATAG